CTTATCAGATCAATGATATGTTTTGCATATAGGACCTGTTCCACCTTGAACTACTCATTACGGGATTGAGACGGTTCTCTGGATGTACTTGTTAGCCTAAATAGTTATTCACATCAATAATTATTATCATGAGAGATATTTTCTATTATGTCAAACAGGAGCACGATGCGTTGCGACACTGTTACATGAGATGAAACGTCGTGGAAAAGACTGCCGCTTTGGTGTGGTTTCTATGTGCATAGGTATGATTAAACCTTTCTGTACCGCTCTTCCACACTCGAAATGCAGAAATGAATTTCCTTGTATCAAATCTTTAGAATGGTTTTCTCATGTTCTTTTGCATTTCACAACAGGCACTGGAATGGGGGCTGCTGCTGTCTTTGAAAGAGGAGACTCCTGTGATGAGCTACGCAATGCTCGTCAAATTGAAAGCCACAACCTTCTGTCTAAAGATGCTCTTTAAAAGAGAGAAGGCATACACAGTAGTTtcattaaataatatttacagaGAACAAGAATAAGTGTAGTCTTGAGACATTTTCTTGGaagaaatgttttctaaaattgcattaatttggttggaagaccCCTGTATTTTGGGTATTGCTTTCATTGTTTTATGTTTATTAATATAAGAGCAGTTATGTTCTTTTCATTTGTTGGTTTGGAAGTGATTGGGGATGATAATAAAGTGCTTCCCTCTTTCCTTTGGTTGGGCGAGAAAACAAAGTAATATGTTCTTTACTGCATTACATCACTTGGTTGATTATTAGTTGAGTGCGGGTAAGTTTTTACTAACGAAGAATCAAAACTTTTAAAGACAGCCATCAAGTAAAAAAGACACTCAACACAAGATATTATTTTGTGAggggaattttgtgattttattttcttttgggatGGTTATTTAATaaatagttttttattttattttttcttgtaattcACGGATTAAAATAATATCTTGTGGAAATTAAAATCTTATGATAAAACAGTAATTTATGACCTAAGTTATTACAAGTGTTAAAAGTATAATCTACCATTGTTCGAAAGTATAACTTTTCAAGTGCTGTGTTTTCACAATTTAGTAAAATAGGGATAAAATTTAAATGATGACCTAAGAAAGATTTAGGTCAGTCTATTACGAGAGTGGAAACTGAGCTCGGCCAATTGCAAATGACTGAAATAACATCTCACCCGTCGCATTAAAGGACTAATAACTTAGCCAACGGCCTAGGACCAAAATTATAAAATCAACACCAAAAGTTGCCAATTTGATTAATTACACATGGTGGACcggtttgaccaaaaaaaataagaaaaaagcaCTTCATGAACGTTTAGTAAAGCTAAAGAATGACAAGGGAAGAACCATTGGCTGTAGTTGGGAAATTATCGTTCTAAATCcaaatagtatcataaccaatTTCAGCAACTTCGGAATTTACTCAAAACCGAAGCTCACCTTGTCCACTAGCTGGAGTGAAAATTATGAACTTCTCCTATGGTGAGTTTATGCAAAAGCATCAAACGGTCTTCCCTTTCTCATTCTCTAGTATGGATTGGTATTTGTCAAATATGTTCATATCCATGGTTGAACAGTAAAAGCGTCCAAATACAAGATAGCCTATTGGAATTGCCATTCTCGAGCTGGCACAAAAGCAAGTTTAGCATATCTCAGCAATTACTTATTATTCTTTTCCAGAGTTAGCagataatatttttaataaacacCATTCACCTCCTTGGTCTTCCAAGTTTCTATATCAACAGCTTGAGATATCACATTTTCCTTTTCAACGTAGTGCaaagaggaaagaaaatatcattctaaattattttatcaattaGCGAGCGAATTGGTATATGCGTAAATCACATTCATCCGGAAACATGAAAGTTAAGAATATCAAAATGAAGTTACATCCATGCAAGACCAACAGCTAGTATGTGCTATCACTCATCAACATCATAAAAATGAACATCTCTATTTGGTAAGAAGTCTATTTTTATGTCGTTAAATGAAACCTTAAACTATGCATTTGAGGATATCAAGtatagaaaaagtaatggcaaAAAACCATATAGCAAAAGAAAACACTTGTTCTGAAcaaccttgaaaagtaaaagaTTGTATTAGAATCTAGCTGCAACTGGCATGAACTCCAACTATCATCTCTACGGCAGGTTAAGTTATTGAACACTTGCAAACTGGGCATGATGTTTTTCTACTCAGCCATGGGTCAATGCACTGCAATAGGTTCAATGACTGTTAGTAATTTGGTTGCTTTAACAAACAATAAAACACTCGAGGCGAGAAAATTCAGAAGTTTACGTCTTTGTGAAACTTGTGTAAGCAAGGAAGATGGCGGATAACGTCCCCCATGGTAGGAGCTTCAAGACAAACAGCACATGGTTCTTGAAGACTCTCGTTCTGCAAGGGCTAAAGAGGGTAAGCAACATGCAGTTCCTGCTGCCCACTGATTTAAGCAGCACATAAACCAACATCTATACTTAACGATGTTCCTAGTGTGGATAACTATTGTATGTGCACTTCTTTGAATATTATGGTAGAACGTCGGGAGATCGGCTTAATCTTAGGTAAGAATTCGATACTTTAAGGAGATCGCAGTTACCTGAACTGTTGACTGTGGCAAGTTGTTGATTTGTCGTGCGGATGAACCACCATGTTGGTGGTTGTTCTCATCAAGGGCCAATAGCATTTCATAGTCATTCCTAAAGCAAAGAAGGGAATGACATGTTAGACAGAACAGAAAATATTTTGCCCAAACCAAGATAATAATGCTAAAAATGAGGTAATACTGCCAGTATAAGGGTGGATCAcagcacccaagggtgtggcctagtggtcaatgaagtggatTGAGACctatgaggtctcaggttcaaatcgcAGCAGAGACAAACAAACAccaggtgatttcttcccatttgtCCTAGCCTTtgtggacagagttacctggtacctgttgctggtgggaggtgaCAGGTATCctgtggaattagtcgaggtgtgcGCAAGATGGCCCGGACACCGCacttatatatttaaaaataaggtgGGATCACATTAAAGAACAAAGAAGCTAACACCACGTAGACAATTCATTCACAAAAATCATCTCTCCCTCGGATGACCCATACCTTGGACCTTAACTTCAGAGAGGATCAAATTTGTGTTACTTAGGATATAGGAGGAGGAGGGAATTTCTAATAATATCACacaaaaatatacatttaagAGTTTTGAGTGCTGAGTCACCAATGGCTCCTTTTACATTTTAATGCAACAAAAGTTAATTTAATTATCAGAAAGAATACATGGGCACTGATAAACATAAGAAATCTTACTCATTGAAGTCACGCTGCGTCTGAAGGAGATTACTATCAACATCCATATTACTGAAAGCCTCTAATGTTTCCAATATATGCATCCTCTGAAATATTCAGAAAAGGTAAATTATACATTCTCGGCCAGATAACGTGGACACACATTAAGCAAATATAGGGTCAGCAATTAGACATGTCCCCATTTCCATCATTTTGTTAAATGATACTTTTAATAAGTAAGGTGGAAAGAGCATCTCCTTGACGCtgaaattgttttggaagaagcTGATGGTTTCTTTGGAAAGAAGCAAAGAACAGAAAGGTGGAGACCGGAAGAACCAATCAGGCCACAGGAGCAGACCCAGAAGAGAGTAATAAAGAGCTTCTAGAGCGAGCTTTTGGTTccatgagtttttttttttttgttttttttttgaaactggtaagtAGTGATATTATTATAAATGCCAGTCAGCAGCAAAATAGTGTTTATATTTGTCCATTGACATCTACATATCCATATGGGCCTCACGAAAAGTCACTTAAACAAATTCATGGGCGCCCCAAATaatagaagaaatattttttaacaaaGGCCATCACGTGTAGCCAAATCAAATGAACATAAGCCGCAGTAAAATAACAGGAAATACAACTTTAGCTGACCAAATATTTTATTACTGGCCAAAATTATGACGAGAAGTGAAAGAAATAAATACCATGTCCACATCCATGTTAGGAGGAAACAGTGAATTTCTTCCTCTAGACGATGAGATAGTACGAGGTTGTCCAGGGAAACTGTTCCTCAACCTTGCCATCCTATTCGAGGTAGACGCCCGAGCTTGAGAAGCTCTACGAGATATGTTGGGTGCATTTCTTGGTTGCCTTCTACGTACGTTTGTGACCGATGATCCATTCTAAACCAAAATCCCGACATCCCAAAAATAAGACaagaggaaaaagagagaattttAGTCAGAGATCAAGGCACAATCATTACAGGAAGAAAGCAGTGTAGGAATTAAAAGCCTTTCTTTTATTAGTTTTGAACTTAATAAAGCTTTCAAACATGAACATCATGTATAGATATCTGAATATCAGATGACAATATCAATATTAGACCTAGGTGGCACATATGTTACTACGAAGTGATGGAAAGTATAAGAGGAGAATAAAAATTAAGGAAACCCAACATACAAGACCGGGTAATTGGTTCTCTGATCCAGAGGAAGCACGCAAGAAATCCTCCTGCACTAAAGCCAAGGCTACATCTTCATCAATCTGTtgggaagaagagaaaaattatcAAACATCCAAGCATGATGTGAAGACAAGAACAGCTAATTATTGATGGAGAACAACTAAAACTATTCTTCATAAAGAGTACCACCTCGCCACCCCCGAAGGAAGGGACCTCATTGTATAACTGTTCTTGGAGTTCCCGTGCGAGCCTTTCATCAGCTTCTAGTTGACTGGCTCTGGCATCTTCATTCCTACTAGAGCCTTCATGTCTTGTGTTAGAGGAGGGACTGTCCACATCAATCACTGGTCCTACGCCTGTACCTACATGACTTGGGTTTCTGGTGGACCTTGTATTAACCCTACTTTCAGGTGAGGTAAGCAAAACGACGTCTACATCATTAGACACCGATGTGGAACATTCACCATGGCTGCTTGAGGCAGGTCCCTGCTTTAGTCTTTTCTTAACTGTGTTTGGTGCAGTACAATGTCCATTAATTAGGCGACACTGAGGTCCACGAGGGGATCCCTTCGGCCCTGCAGATACACCAGAAACATGTCTAATAGAAGCTGAATCTTGACCACTATCTCTTTCTGAAGTCCTGCGCACATTGGACAATGACA
This portion of the Lycium ferocissimum isolate CSIRO_LF1 chromosome 1, AGI_CSIRO_Lferr_CH_V1, whole genome shotgun sequence genome encodes:
- the LOC132046053 gene encoding uncharacterized protein LOC132046053, translating into MDHDNRLDVPDTPNRLAAKNLNGRRYVNVESDLSTLGHSGYGNVAAENGNQLNVNGLGRRRLFMRPPRNITSSMKSECHANSSAIGMGDSLPSRNGVPFKVSSIPNSKEKHNLHLAKSENTESKGQQDHPVIDLTKQNGSTHVFVKAPTVGVQDIGQVEKCRLRSTPSSSASKGKETADLVKLGSSLKSHGEKDSATDAQLGARKDGSVSLVNSPRVIGQKRLVRNGCISPHNIAKAKKPAGMEDHSVLVHGLTDTSLTVSSAGTISDSAKEMISKDDISTVKGKGVVIHSSPSKERDTTHTSSSDSSRDLFRHFDQSGGWRSTRNRTSNMDLSLSNVRRTSERDSGQDSASIRHVSGVSAGPKGSPRGPQCRLINGHCTAPNTVKKRLKQGPASSSHGECSTSVSNDVDVVLLTSPESRVNTRSTRNPSHVGTGVGPVIDVDSPSSNTRHEGSSRNEDARASQLEADERLARELQEQLYNEVPSFGGGEIDEDVALALVQEDFLRASSGSENQLPGLNGSSVTNVRRRQPRNAPNISRRASQARASTSNRMARLRNSFPGQPRTISSSRGRNSLFPPNMDVDMRMHILETLEAFSNMDVDSNLLQTQRDFNENDYEMLLALDENNHQHGGSSARQINNLPQSTVQNESLQEPCAVCLEAPTMGDVIRHLPCLHKFHKDCIDPWLSRKTSCPVCKCSIT